In Bacillus pumilus, the sequence AAGCAAGGGGATCGACATTGAATTTAAAGAAGAAGATGCAGTACCAGCGCATCCGAATACAGCAAAAGTAGAGATTTCAGATGCGAACGGAAAGCTTGAATTAATCGGGATTTCCATCGGCGGAGGTAAAATTGAAATCACAGAATTAAATGGCTTTGAGCTCAGGCTTTCAGGAAATCACCCTGCCATTCTTGTCGTTCATAACGATCGCTACGGTACAATTGCGGCAGTTGCCAATGTATTAGCGAAGTTCGCTATCAACATCGGTCATATGGAAGTGGCGCGTAAAGATGTCGGGCAAGAGGCACTGATGACAATTGAAGTGGATCAAAATATTGACCCAGCTGTCCTATCAGAGCTTGAAACGCTGCCTAACATTATTCAAGTCACACAAATTGCAGAGTAACAACAAGGAGGTAATGTATGATGTTTAAAAACGTCAAAGAACTCGTGCAGCTAACAGAAGAACGAAATACCTCCATTTCAGAAATCATGATCGCGCAAGAAATGGAAGTGACAGGGAAGTCACGTGAAGAGATATTTTCGCAGATGTATCGCAACCTAGAAGTGATGGAGCAGGCGGTTGAAAACGGACTTAAAGGTGTGAAATCATTATCAGGCTTAACAGGCGGAGATGCAGTCAAACTTCAAGCATATATCGCATCAGGCAAAACATTGTCTGGTCATACGATCTTAGATGCTGTCAGTAAAGCAGTTGCAACGAATGAAGTCAATGCAGCAATGGGGACCATCTGTGCGACGCCTACGGCAGGTTCAGCAGGTGTTGTACCTGGTACGTTATTTGCAGTAAAAGAAACATTACAGCCAACAAAGGAACAAATGGTCAGATTCCTATTCACTTCTGGCGCATTTGGTTTTGTTGTGGCCAATAATGCCAGTATCTCTGGTGCAGCAGGAGGCTGTCAGGCAGAGGTAGGCTCAGCATCAGGCATGGCGGCGGCAGCCATTGTAGAAATGGCGGGCGGCACGCCCCAGCAATCTGCTGAAGCGATGGCCATTACACTGAAAAATATGCTTGGACTTGTTTGCGATCCAGTAGCAGGACTTGTCGAGGTACCATGTGTGAAACGAAACGCAATGGGTGCATCTAATGCAATGATTGCAGCAGATATGGCACTTGCCGGCATTACGAGCCGTATTCCGTGTGATGAAGTCATTGATGCCATGTATAAAATTGGTCAAACGATGCCAACAGCTCTTCGTGAGACCGCACAAGGCGGACTCGCTGCAACACCGACAGCAAGAGAGCTTGAAAAGAAGATTTTCGGAGGTGTGACCTCATCTCGTGATACAGAAACTGCTAGATAATATCTCAGTCCTAAAAGGGATTGGAGCCGAAACAGAAAAAACCTTAAATGAACTTGGAATCCATACAGTAGCCGATTTACTCGGCTACTTTCCTTATCGATATGATGACTATGAGCTTCGCAACTTAGAAGAAGTGAAGCATGACGAACGTATCACAGTTGAAGGCAAAGTGCACAGTGAGCCCGTTCTCACCTATTATGGAAAGAAACGAAGCAGGCTGACATTCAGGCTGCTTGTCGGGCGTTTTCTCATTACGGCGATTTGCTTCAATCGCCCATATTTAAAACGAAGTCTTGTTTTAGGTGATACGGTATCAGTCACAGGAAAATGGGATAAAAACCGTCAATCCATTATGGTGCAGGAATTTAAAAAAGGGACACACGAGCAAGATGGCAGTATAGAACCTGTTTATTCGGTCAAAGAAAATGTAACGGTGAAGATGATGAGGCGCTTTGTGAAACAGGCTCTGTCGCTTTATGTAGACAAAGCCGAAGATCCACTGCCAAAGCAGCTTGCCTTGGCCTATAAACTCATGTCCTATCAAGACGCATTAAAAACCATTCATCTCCCTGAAACAAGAGACTCGCTCAAGCAAGCAAGACGCCGCTTTGTGTACGAGGAATTTTTAATTTTTCAGCTGAAGATGCAGGCGATCAGAAAGAAAGAACGAGAAAAAACATCAGGTATCCAGCATCCGTTTTCAAAAGAGGCTGTCTTTGAGTTTGTTCACGGCCTGCCATTTCCGCTGACGAAGGCACAATCAAGAGTGCTTGATGAAATTATGTCCGATATGGCGTCCCCTTATCGAATGAACCGGCTGCTTCAAGGAGATGTTGGATCAGGGAAAACAGCTGTTGCAGCCATTGCACTTTATGCTGCTCATTTATCCGGCTATCAAGGTGCGCTGATGGTGCCAACTGAAATTTTGGCAGAACAGCATGCAGATTCA encodes:
- the sdaAA gene encoding L-serine ammonia-lyase, iron-sulfur-dependent, subunit alpha; this translates as MFKNVKELVQLTEERNTSISEIMIAQEMEVTGKSREEIFSQMYRNLEVMEQAVENGLKGVKSLSGLTGGDAVKLQAYIASGKTLSGHTILDAVSKAVATNEVNAAMGTICATPTAGSAGVVPGTLFAVKETLQPTKEQMVRFLFTSGAFGFVVANNASISGAAGGCQAEVGSASGMAAAAIVEMAGGTPQQSAEAMAITLKNMLGLVCDPVAGLVEVPCVKRNAMGASNAMIAADMALAGITSRIPCDEVIDAMYKIGQTMPTALRETAQGGLAATPTARELEKKIFGGVTSSRDTETAR
- the sdaAB gene encoding L-serine ammonia-lyase, iron-sulfur-dependent subunit beta → MKFRSVFDIIGPVMIGPSSSHTAGAARIGRVARSLFGREPKQIVVSFYGSFKDTYKGHGTDVAIIGGVLDFDTFDERIKTAIDIAKSKGIDIEFKEEDAVPAHPNTAKVEISDANGKLELIGISIGGGKIEITELNGFELRLSGNHPAILVVHNDRYGTIAAVANVLAKFAINIGHMEVARKDVGQEALMTIEVDQNIDPAVLSELETLPNIIQVTQIAE